The following nucleotide sequence is from Pristiophorus japonicus isolate sPriJap1 chromosome 12, sPriJap1.hap1, whole genome shotgun sequence.
acagcaaacaaGTGGGTAAGCTCAAAATTATAACTTTTAAAAAATcttagagagcaaaagaaagattggggctctcacatggggaaaaggtaaacctaaaATAATGATGAAaaattttgagaaaaaaaaattcacattgcacaaaattaaaatgagtttttctgGGCCATAACTGTTGTTTAGCAGTCATTATgcagttaaaaccccagttacaccgaattcctttgggtctaacttttagttcggaatttaacagcgtaattattGCAGAAGAGCTGAAGTTTCCATCAATTTCCATGATTTGAGAGAATTAACTAGTTGCCGGCTCTGTGGGgaatggcgggggcgggggggggggggtgggggggaacggtgTGCACAGcgtagcctgtggaggagcagtgaatgacataccgtaacttcaggatttctgcgttggGATGCACATGCACtagatcctgaagttgcggtcagtttcaaaggcaaaatgatggcgaacgctgccagttcgccGTCATCAGGACCTCAAATTCTGGGCCACAAATTCTACATTGTCCACCCTTGGGTTTCGCTTACAGAACAGGTAGGTTGTGTGCTGTCCCCATCAGAGGCAAGGTGCATTGATTGTCTATCAGAAAGCTGTGAGGTATCCTGCAGAACTAGGGTTGATGGAGCATTGGAATCAGTGTAGAACGCCCGCTCAGAGAGCTGATCATCAGTTTGCTGTTGCTGCGCCGTTGAAACAACTATTGGAAGACTCTGTATAATCACTCCTGAAGTGCTGATGCCAATACTGGATACCAAAAGACTGTTTGTTTCCTCGGACTGTGAGGGGAATCCTGTAGCTGAAGAATTATGAGCTGGAATCTGCAATACTGAGCAGGTAACACTGGATGGACCCCCTGGTGGAACAATAGAATAGGTCTGTTTAGGTTCCTGCATCTGAGGAGATGGGGAAGAGAAGATAGGTGATgccgaggatgaggaggaggttgCAGCAGTCTGGTTAGCATCACTAATTACAGTGACCTCCCTGCCCTCCTCTTGAATGAGGGCATTTAGGCCATCCAGGTCTGAGCAGTTGATTGTAGAACCAGTGATGAATGTCTGGCTGTTTGAAGATCCATGGTTAGCAACTGTTGTGGTTTGCAGTAGAGCCTGATGGAGACTGTCAGTAGCACTTGAATCAATAGGGCTAAGTAAAGTGGCTTCCTGCTCTAAAGAGGAGTTTGTTCCAGCTTCGTTCTGAGATATGGTTTGTTGGGTTGGAGCAATCAAACTGACCTGCTGTAACAGTTGCAACTGGTTGCTAGAGGTCACATCGTCCCTGTTCTGATGACTTGAATCAGACACCACAGTATCTCTTATTGTCTGATGTTCATTTACTGCTGCTTGAACAATGTTGCTGGTTGGATTCAGCTGGTGGCTAACTATAATCTTCACCTCTCCTTTGCTAAAGGATGCGACTGAACTTGGTTGAAGATGATTAGGCACAGAAGGAGCATTGGTTTGGTTCTCATgatgcatctgtagttgtagaactgcTAGTGCACTGTTTTCATTGGTGTGGGACAAATCACGGTGTTGATTCTTATGGCTgcgtagtgaatcttctctgacaaAACTGGCTTCACACATATCACATCTGAAAGGCTTTTTGGCATCCAGTTTGACCACTAACCTTGAACTGCCTTGCTTTTGCCCATCGACATCTTTCTTCCCGGAACTCAGCTTATCCTTACCTTTATGATGTTTCTTTAGGTGCATGAGAAGGTTGCTACGTTGCTTTGAATCAAAGGAGCAAAA
It contains:
- the zfp64 gene encoding zinc finger protein 64 isoform X3, which produces MVLVEVSADIHICGICKQQYNTLDTFVAHKQNGCHLGTTPGTSSVQFVAEAASSATQTQAATSTITTQTQTISVSNRLSEFGFEQGYQTYLPSTSSAGQVSNLSLGRTRPTPKKSKSNSTSQKKLTCCYPGCAFKTSHGNKDLDRHLRTHTGEKPFKCDICNKRFSRLDKLKMHNRSHTGEKPHKCQHCNYAAADSSSLKKHLRIHSDERPFKCQICPYASHSSSQLIIHLRSHTGDAPFQCQLCDAKFKINSDLKRHMRIHSGEKPYQCDFCDYRCAMKGNLRSHIRVKHSMENTFKCPQCDFQCGNKSTLRQHTRTHQPDKPIRCLHCTYSCSSKGSLKVHERIHCEDRPFRCKFCSFDSKQRSNLLMHLKKHHKGKDKLSSGKKDVDGQKQGSSRLVVKLDAKKPFRCDMCEASFVREDSLRSHKNQHRDLSHTNENSALAVLQLQMHHENQTNAPSVPNHLQPSSVASFSKGEVKIIVSHQLNPTSNIVQAAVNEHQTIRDTVVSDSSHQNRDDVTSSNQLQLLQQVSLIAPTQQTISQNEAGTNSSLEQEATLLSPIDSSATDSLHQALLQTTTVANHGSSNSQTFITGSTINCSDLDGLNALIQEEGREVTVISDANQTAATSSSSSASPIFSSPSPQMQEPKQTYSIVPPGGPSSVTCSVLQIPAHNSSATGFPSQSEETNSLLVSSIGISTSGVIIQSLPIVVSTAQQQQTDDQLSERAFYTDSNAPSTLVLQDTSQLSDRQSMHLASDGDSTQPTCSVSETQGWTM
- the zfp64 gene encoding zinc finger protein 64 isoform X1 → MNAAGQSDSFAPVPFSPGAMVLVEVSADIHICGICKQQYNTLDTFVAHKQNGCHLGTTPGTSSVQFVAEAASSATQTQAATSTITTQTQTISVSNRLSEFGFEQGYQTYLPSTSSAGQVSNLSLGRTRPTPKKSKSNSTSQKKLTCCYPGCAFKTSHGNKDLDRHLRTHTGEKPFKCDICNKRFSRLDKLKMHNRSHTGEKPHKCQHCNYAAADSSSLKKHLRIHSDERPFKCQICPYASHSSSQLIIHLRSHTGDAPFQCQLCDAKFKINSDLKRHMRIHSGEKPYQCDFCDYRCAMKGNLRSHIRVKHSMENTFKCPQCDFQCGNKSTLRQHTRTHQPDKPIRCLHCTYSCSSKGSLKVHERIHCEDRPFRCKFCSFDSKQRSNLLMHLKKHHKGKDKLSSGKKDVDGQKQGSSRLVVKLDAKKPFRCDMCEASFVREDSLRSHKNQHRDLSHTNENSALAVLQLQMHHENQTNAPSVPNHLQPSSVASFSKGEVKIIVSHQLNPTSNIVQAAVNEHQTIRDTVVSDSSHQNRDDVTSSNQLQLLQQVSLIAPTQQTISQNEAGTNSSLEQEATLLSPIDSSATDSLHQALLQTTTVANHGSSNSQTFITGSTINCSDLDGLNALIQEEGREVTVISDANQTAATSSSSSASPIFSSPSPQMQEPKQTYSIVPPGGPSSVTCSVLQIPAHNSSATGFPSQSEETNSLLVSSIGISTSGVIIQSLPIVVSTAQQQQTDDQLSERAFYTDSNAPSTLVLQDTSQLSDRQSMHLASDGDSTQPTCSVSETQGWTM
- the zfp64 gene encoding zinc finger protein 64 isoform X2, with protein sequence MNAAGQSDSFAPVPFSPGAMVLVEVSADIHICGICKQQYNTLDTFVAHKQNGCHLGTTPGTSSVQFVAEAASSATQTQAATSTITTQTQTISVSNRLSEFGFEQGYQTYLPSTSSAGQVSNLSLGRTRPTPKKSKSNSTSQKKLTCCYPGCAFKTSHGNKDLDRHLRTHTGEKPFKCDICNKRFSRLDKLKMHNRSHTGEKPHKCQHCNYAAADSSSLKKHLRIHSDERPFKCQICPYASHSSSQLIIHLRSHTGDAPFQCQLCDAKFKINSDLKRHMRIHSGEKPYQCDFCDYRCAMKGNLRSHIRVKHSMENTFKCPQCDFQCGNKSTLRQHTRTHQPDKPIRCLHCTYSCSSKGSLKVHERIHCEDRPFRCKFCSFDSKQRSNLLMHLKKHHKGKDKLSSGKKDVDGQKQGSSRLVVKLDAKKPFRCDMCEASFVREDSLRSHKNQHRDLSHTNENSALAVLQLQMHHENQTNAPSVPNHLQPSSVASFSKGEVKIIVSHQLNPTSNIVQAAVNEHQTIRDTVVSDSSHQNRDDVTSSNQLQLLQQVSLIAPTQQTISQNEAGTNSSLEQEATLLSPIDSSATDSLHQALLQTTTVANHGSSNSQTFITGSTINCSDLDGLNALIQEEGREVTVISDANQTAATSSSSSASPIFSSPSPQMQEPKQTYSIVPPGGPSSVTCSVLQIPAHNSSATGFPSQSEETNSLLVSSIGISTSGVIIQSLPIVVSTAQQQQTDDQLSERAFYTDSNAPSTLVLQDTSQLSDRQSMHLASDGDSTQPTCSVHR